The sequence ATCAAGGTTCAACGGATTTTGGCACTATTTTTCCAGCAAAACGAATGTATACAGATAAGCCCTCTCGATATGCGGCAGTCTTTGATACCTTGCTGAGCGTTAGAGCACCTGTTGGCAGCTTAAATATTGCTTATGAAAATTGTTGTATCGGCCGCGGTCTTGCTTCCATTCATGGTAAGTATGATAATAATATTTTTGTTCGTTATTTGCTAAAAAACAATAAATGGTATTTTGATAATATTAACAATAATGGCACAACATTTGGTTCCATAACCAAAGATTATTTATTTGAGATGCCAGTAGTAATACCGGATGGCAAATCAATAGCAATGTTTGAGCAGAAATCGAGCCTCATAGAACGTCAAATTTATGAAAATGAACAGCAAACACGAAAGTTGCAAAATTTACGTGATTGGCTTCTACCAATGTTAATGAATGGTCAAGCTACCATCGAAGATTGATATGATAAATAATCATTTATCTGATTATTATTACTTATTTTTTTGTCGATTGTGCCTAAAATTAGTGCTATTCTTTTTTGTTCCTCGCAATCTGGCAAAATAATATCGATATCACCCAAAATATCTGTATTCAATGATGCCATAGTTGATCCTACTGCGGAATTGTTTATCTTCATTTTTACTGCATCAGTCAATAAATAATACGAAACAAATTCAGGATAAACAATGGCATCTGTAAATCGTACACGTATACAATCTGACCCCTGCATCCATCCATCTTGCCCTTTCCTGATCAAGCAATGTCTGTCAACAGAACCTTTTCTTCCAAATACAATATCTCCCTCTTGCAATTTATGTTCCGACAGTCTTTCTAATGTATTTTCACTTACATGATCCAGCCCTGAAACAAGTAAACTTCCGTAGCCAATATTCTTGACATTAATTACCGGTATTCCTTCTGTAACATACTCACTTGCTCTAAACTGTGTTCCAAAGGGACCTGTTTTTAATTCGGATATATCCCTAAGTTTTACAATTCTCATTGATGTTCTCCTATCCAATATATTTTCTATGAGCAATTTTCACGTTGCTCTGTTTAACCATGGCATATTGCAATGTTGTGTCTATCCGTTGATGTCCTAACAATTTCTGTAATTGTTCTATAGGCATTCCTTTGTCTATAGCTACAGTTGCTAATGTTCTTCTAAACTTATGAGGATGTACTTTTTCTATATTCAACCTCTTTCCCATTTCACGAAGGCGTACCTCAATGCCACCTATTTTCATTCGCTTATATGGTGCTTTTAGTGATACGAATAAGGCATTCTCATTGTCTGTCCTGGAGTCAAGATAATTCTGTAAATGCAACTTCGTTCGTGCATCAAAATACACCATTCGTTCTTTATCGCCTTTACCAAACACTACACACTCTCTTTCCTCAAATGAAATGTCATCTCTGTTCAGTAAAACAAGCTCTCCTACTCGCATTCCTGTTGAAGCAAGTATATCAATTAAAGCCAAATCTCTAAGATTATCACAATTATCTCTCATTGTCTCCAATTGTTCATCTGTATATGTCTCCTTAATCACGCTAGCAGACTTAATTCTATGTATTCTGCGTACAGGGCTTTTTATAATATAATCCTCATCTTCTAACCATGCAAAGAAACTTGAAAATATTCTTCTAATATTATCAATCGTCACCTTACTCGATTCCTTTTCAGCCTGGTATCTCGATAGATATGTTCGAAGATCTTCTGTTTCAATTGTGCATACCGTTTTTCCGACACTTTCCATCATTTGATGAATGGTATTTCTGTAATATGTTAAAGTCTTCTCTGAACATCCCTCTATTCTCTTCGCAGATAAAAATATCTCCAAATAATCTTGCGTTTCCGGTTCATTCTCTTCGTCTTTTCTAGTCACAATGGCAACATTATATAGATTTACCTCTAATACATCTTTCAATTTTTTTAATTGTCCATTATTAAGTGCTGGAAGCATCTCATTAATAATTTCCGTTATTATTTTTTCTTTCATGTGTTTCTCCTTTATTATGTGAGAACCACAATGAAGTGGAGTTCTATGATTTGCTCTCGCCACTTTCAAGAGTAATATTTCTGTTGTAAATGATTATTTATCATATCAATCTTCGATGGTAGCTTGACCATTCATTAACATTGGTAGAAGCCAATCACGAAACTGAATTAGATTATTGTTTTCCTGCTGGATTTGCATGATTTTGGTATCTAGTGGTTCAACACAATTAATAAATTGTGTACGAATTGCATCTGGAATACTCAAAATATTGTAATTGTTTAGGTTTGCTTGATTAATCTTCATTTGAATTGAACCGGTTTTTATTATTGAAACAGGAATATCTTTTAGTAATAAATATAGCAATCGGCAAGAATAACCTTTCACGGGCTGTAAAACATGTGTATGATTATTGATCCAAACATCGCCAGATACTCTTTGTAATATTGGATTACCATTATCATCCATTACCGAACCATCTTCAGCGAGAAGAACAAAATTTCCAGAAAAAATGGGGCGATTCACATAATCCATTATGCCCGTGGCACCATAATAAGGAATTGAACCTTTCATTCCTTCTCGCTGTTGATTAGAAAGCGGAATTCGTTCAGAATCAAGGCAGATTGTAATATTTCCAATAGAAGTATAGTTCCAATTTTGAGGGATTTCTCGATTTAATTCATTACAAAATGACATTTTTCCACCAGAGGATTTATACGGCTTCCCATTTTCATCTGGAAAATCAAACTGTATAAACCAATAGTTATAGATGGTCTTTGCCATCTCTTCTAAATAATCATTTATCTCTTTATTCTTCCGAATTTTACATTCAATATTATAAAGCATATCTCCAATTCTTACCTGTTCGTCATAATCCGGTAAGTATACATCCAAAAATGTAAAAATATCCTCATTAAAGCTTGCTCTTAAAGTCATGAACGCATTATAGGTTACAGCTTTTCGAAACAAAGCACTTCTAAAATAAAATGCCATATATTTGGGATATGCTATTCCTTCTCTTTTAGGTCGAAGACGTTTTGTAAAACCACTATACGTTGCTTTTGGATAATCTTTTACTGCCACACAACTCATAGCCAATTCATCTATCGTTTCACTTGTTCTGGTAATAAGTACGTCTCCTGCTTTTATAGAGTATGTCTGCTGCTCTTTTTCATTTGTATCCATCAAATCCGGTAATTCTTCCGGTAAAAAATAATTATTAAAAACCGTCCCAAAAGAAACAAAAGGTGCTCCATGTCCAGCTTGTTCTTTCTTGGATGAGAGTCCCGAACTCATATCATATAAATCAGATAAAGCATATTTAGTAATCTTACTCATATTTCACCTTCTTCAATTGTTCCATGATCTCCGCTTGCAACACATTTCCTTCAGCAAATAATTCTGTTAGTTTTTCCGTATATTCATCCATTTTCGCTTTAAATTCTTCCTGAGTCAGTTCCACGTACTCAATCTTTACTTCAAAATATTGCCCAGCACTAAATGAACACTTTTTCTGCTCAATCTTCTCATAATCAACGACTACAGAAAAATCATCTTTTGATTCAAAGTTATTAAAGGTATGGATAAT comes from Coprococcus phoceensis and encodes:
- a CDS encoding restriction endonuclease subunit S, whose translation is MSKITKYALSDLYDMSSGLSSKKEQAGHGAPFVSFGTVFNNYFLPEELPDLMDTNEKEQQTYSIKAGDVLITRTSETIDELAMSCVAVKDYPKATYSGFTKRLRPKREGIAYPKYMAFYFRSALFRKAVTYNAFMTLRASFNEDIFTFLDVYLPDYDEQVRIGDMLYNIECKIRKNKEINDYLEEMAKTIYNYWFIQFDFPDENGKPYKSSGGKMSFCNELNREIPQNWNYTSIGNITICLDSERIPLSNQQREGMKGSIPYYGATGIMDYVNRPIFSGNFVLLAEDGSVMDDNGNPILQRVSGDVWINNHTHVLQPVKGYSCRLLYLLLKDIPVSIIKTGSIQMKINQANLNNYNILSIPDAIRTQFINCVEPLDTKIMQIQQENNNLIQFRDWLLPMLMNGQATIED
- a CDS encoding restriction endonuclease subunit S, producing the protein MRIVKLRDISELKTGPFGTQFRASEYVTEGIPVINVKNIGYGSLLVSGLDHVSENTLERLSEHKLQEGDIVFGRKGSVDRHCLIRKGQDGWMQGSDCIRVRFTDAIVYPEFVSYYLLTDAVKMKINNSAVGSTMASLNTDILGDIDIILPDCEEQKRIALILGTIDKKISNNNQINDYLSYQSSMVA
- the xerA gene encoding site-specific tyrosine recombinase/integron integrase, which encodes MKEKIITEIINEMLPALNNGQLKKLKDVLEVNLYNVAIVTRKDEENEPETQDYLEIFLSAKRIEGCSEKTLTYYRNTIHQMMESVGKTVCTIETEDLRTYLSRYQAEKESSKVTIDNIRRIFSSFFAWLEDEDYIIKSPVRRIHRIKSASVIKETYTDEQLETMRDNCDNLRDLALIDILASTGMRVGELVLLNRDDISFEERECVVFGKGDKERMVYFDARTKLHLQNYLDSRTDNENALFVSLKAPYKRMKIGGIEVRLREMGKRLNIEKVHPHKFRRTLATVAIDKGMPIEQLQKLLGHQRIDTTLQYAMVKQSNVKIAHRKYIG
- a CDS encoding restriction endonuclease subunit S, with the translated sequence MPESWTQGVLADIANITMGQSPSGESFNTQGNGYPFYQGSTDFGTIFPAKRMYTDKPSRYAAVFDTLLSVRAPVGSLNIAYENCCIGRGLASIHGKYDNNIFVRYLLKNNKWYFDNINNNGTTFGSITKDYLFEMPVVIPDGKSIAMFEQKSSLIERQIYENEQQTRKLQNLRDWLLPMLMNGQATIED